From the Oleiphilus messinensis genome, one window contains:
- a CDS encoding putative quinol monooxygenase codes for MGMDKVEPYHLSARIQLTDLERLEETRHELKKLQIATEAEPKCIQFRIFEDVKEPGTFVLWESWIGREGLDEHYSAEHTRRYFALGLTEIVSVDEVEALLR; via the coding sequence ATGGGGATGGACAAAGTCGAGCCGTATCATCTTTCTGCACGAATTCAACTCACTGATTTAGAGCGGCTGGAGGAGACTCGTCATGAGTTGAAAAAACTGCAGATCGCCACAGAGGCTGAGCCAAAATGCATTCAATTTCGTATATTCGAGGATGTCAAAGAACCGGGCACTTTTGTACTCTGGGAGAGCTGGATAGGTCGAGAGGGACTGGATGAGCACTATTCAGCAGAGCATACCCGGCGTTATTTCGCTCTAGGCTTAACTGAAATTGTCAGCGTCGATGAGGTGGAAGCTTTGCTTCGTTGA